In Bacillota bacterium, one DNA window encodes the following:
- a CDS encoding DUF1538 domain-containing protein, with product MKYFKGIALEVLYSIIPITAVIVVLQFSLIGLPIDIFLRFLAGVVMVILGLILFLAGMRLGILPIGELIGAALPGTGKAWLMVLFGFVLGLVATVAEPNVQVLAYQVDAVSGAVIHKNVLIFAVALGVAVFVGLGMLRIILKIPLAYLLVGGYGLVFFLSALAPPQFAPISFDAAGVITGPLIVPFLLALGVGTSAVLSDKTSVDGFGLVALAAIGPILAVLLLGVIYF from the coding sequence ATGAAATATTTCAAAGGAATAGCTCTGGAAGTTCTTTATTCCATTATACCCATCACCGCTGTGATTGTAGTTTTGCAATTTTCCCTTATCGGATTACCCATCGATATTTTTTTACGTTTCCTGGCCGGGGTGGTCATGGTCATTCTGGGCCTGATCCTTTTTCTGGCGGGGATGCGGCTGGGGATACTGCCCATAGGTGAATTGATCGGTGCAGCCCTGCCCGGAACAGGCAAGGCCTGGCTGATGGTTCTGTTCGGGTTTGTACTCGGACTGGTAGCCACCGTGGCCGAACCGAATGTGCAGGTACTGGCTTACCAGGTGGATGCGGTTTCCGGCGCGGTGATCCATAAAAACGTACTCATTTTTGCCGTGGCCCTGGGGGTGGCTGTGTTCGTTGGACTGGGCATGTTGCGCATCATCCTGAAAATTCCACTTGCCTATCTGCTCGTCGGGGGGTATGGATTGGTTTTTTTTCTTTCCGCTCTTGCACCCCCTCAATTTGCACCGATTTCTTTCGACGCAGCCGGAGTGATCACCGGGCCGCTCATCGTTCCCTTTCTCCTGGCCCTGGGGGTGGGTACAAGTGCGGTCCTGTCCGATAAAACCTCCGTGGATGGATTTGGACTGGTCGCCCTGGCCGCCATCGGACCCATCCTGGCCGTTCTTCTGCTGGGGGTGATCTATTTTTGA